The genomic segment CCGCCTTTGCCGCGCTGGAAAAGGTGCGCGCCGAATGGGTGATCCGCATCGACGGCACCGTGAAGCTGCGCGACGAAAGCCTGATCAACCCGAAGATCCCGACCGGCGAGATCGAGGTCTACGCCCGCGCGGTCGAGGTGCTCGGCGCGGTCGAGGGCGATCTGCCGCTGCCGGTCTTCGGCGAGCAGGACTACCCCGAGGAAACCCGCCTGACCTACCGCTTCCTCGACCTGCGCCGCGAGGGGCTGCACAACAAGATGATGTTGCGCTCGAACGTGGTGCGCTCGATCCGCAACCGGATGTGGGATGCGGGCTTCAACGAATTCCAGACCCCGATCATCACCGCCTCCTCGCCCGAAGGCGCGCGCGACTTCCTCGTGCCCTCGCGTCTGCACCCGGGCAAATTCTACGCGCTGCCGCAGGCGCCGCAGCAGTTCAAACAGCTGATCATGGTCGCGGGGTTTGACCGCTACTTCCAGATCGCGCCCTGCTTCCGCGACGAAGACCCGCGCGCCGACCGCTCGCCGACCGATTTCTACCAGCTCGACCTCGAGATGAGCTTCATCGAGCAAGAAGATGTCTTCGCCGCGGTGCAGCCGGTGATCCAGGGCCTGTTCGAGGAATTCGGCGCCGGCAAGCGCGTCGACCCGGAGTGGCCGCGCATCGCCTACCGCGACTCGCTCTTGTGGTACGGCTCGGACAAGCCCGACCTGCGCAACCCGATCAAGATGCAGGTGGTGAGCGAACATTTCGCCGGCTCGGGCTTTGCGATCTTCGCCAAACTGCTCGAACAAGAGGGCACCGAGATCCGCGCGATCCCGGCGCCGACGGGCGGCTCGCGCAAGTTCTGCGACCGGATGAACGCCTTTGCGCAATCGCAGGGCCTGCCGGGCATGGGCTATATCTTCTGGCGCAAGGGCGATGACGGGGCGATGGAAGCCGCCGGGCCGCTGGCCAAGAACATCGGGCCGGAACGCACCGAGGCGATCCGGCTGCAGCTCGGCCTCGGCGAGGGCGATGCGGCCTTCTTCCTCGGCGGCAAGCCCGAGACCTTCGAGGCGGTCGCGGGGCGCGCGCGCAACGAGATCGGCCGCGAGCTTGGCCTGACCGAAGAGGGCGTGTTCAAATTCGCCTGGATCGTCGATTTCCCGATGTATGAGAAGACCGACGAGGGCAAGATCGACTTCTCGCACAACCCCTTCTCGATGCCGCAAGGCGGGCTCGAGGCGCTCAGCGGCAACCCGCTCGACGTGCTCGGCTATCAATACGACCTCGCCTGCAACGGCTATGAACTGGTCTCGGGCGCGATCCGCAACCATGATCTGGCGATCATGTACAAGGCTTTCGAGCTCGCGGGCTATCCGAAGGAAGAGGTCGAGAAGCGGTTTGGCGGCATGGTCAAAGCGTTCAAATATGGCGCGCCGCCCCACGGCGGCTGCGCGGCCGGCATCGACCGGATCGTGATGCTGCTCGCCGATGAGATCAACATCCGCGAGGTCATCATGTTCCCGATGAACCAGCGCGCCGAGGATCTGATGATGAACGCGCCCTCCGAGCCCACCAACGAACAGCTGCGCGAGCTGCGGCTGCGGGTTCTGCCGAAAGAGGCCTGAGATGCGAAAGGGCGCCCCGCGGGGCGCCCTTTTCGTTGCTGCTCAAAGAGTTACGAGAACAGCACGTTGACGGCCGTCGCGGTCACCGAGACCGCAAGGCTGAGCGCGCCGAGGGTGAACACCGTCCAGTGGGTGGCCTCGATCAGGCGCTGGTTGTTGATCAGGCGAAGCGCGTGGTCTTTCATCTTGCATCCTTGTGGCAGCATGGATCCCGACCAGACTGGCGCGCAATTGCGGCAGGTTTTGGAACGCAATCGTGCGCTTTGGAGGCAATTGCGCCGCCCCGCGCCGGGCGCTAGCGTGGGCGCCAAGGAGGTGCCTTCATGGACAAGACTTTCGGCGAAGAGCTGCCAGGCTGGGTGCCCCCGCGCGCGCCCGATTTTTCCGAGCTCGAGGGGCGTTATGTGCGCCTCGAGCGGCTCGAGGAGGGCCATGCCCATGCGCTCTTCCGGGCCAATGCCGAGGATGACGCGATCTTCGATTATCTGCCCTACGGGCCCTTTGCCTCCGAGGTCGCCTATATCCGCTGGGCGCGCGAGATGGCGGGGCAGGCGGACCCGTATTTCTTCGCGCTGCGCGATCAGGCGACGGGGCAGCTCGGCGGTGTGATGGCCTATCTGCGCGTCACCCCGGCCTCGGGCTCGATCGAGCTGGGCCATATCTGCCTCGCCCCGCGGATGCAGCGCACGCCCGCCGCGAGCGAGGCGATGATGCTGCTGATCGGCTGGGCCTTTGACGCGGGCTATCGGCGCTTCGAATGGAAATGCGATGCGCTCAACCTGCCCTCGCGGCGCGCGGCCGAGCGGCTCGGGCTGAGCTATGAGGGCATCTTCCGCCAAGCGACCGTGGTCAAGGGCCGCAACCGCGATACCGCCTGGTTCGCCGCCATCGACCGCGAATGGCCCGCCCTGCGCGAGGCCTATGCGGCTTGGCTCGCGCCCGAGAATTTCGACGCCGAGGGCCAGCAGATCGAACGGCTCTCCGACCTCACCCGGCTCGTGCGCGCCGCCTCCGACCCCGCGCTCGGCGGCTGATCTCAAAAGCCCGAGCCCGCGGCGAGCCGCTCCTGCACAAGCCCGTTGAGGCGCGAGATCGCCGCCGCGCTCGGCTCCGCCGCGCCGAGCGCCACCGCCGCATCCTCGAGCGCCGGATCATGCGCCGAACGCGCCACGCCGGCGAGGAATTGCGAGACATAGCCGAAATCGGGCCGCTCGCAGCCGCTCGAGAGCACCTCCGCGATATGGCTCAGATCGTCGCGCAACGCGATCGGGTCAGGCGCGATCCGCTCATCGGGCAGGGCATGGGGCCCGAACGCATGCATCTCCGCGGGCAAGACCGCCAGAACCGCCTGCTGGAACACCGCGAGACTCTCGACCGGCTTCGAGAGGAACCCATCCGCCCCCGCCGCCATCGCCTCCGCCTCGACCTCCGGGTCGCCCGAAATCCCGAGCACCGCCGGCACCGGCGCGCTCATCGCCTTGATCTCGCGGATCAGATCCGCCCCCGAGCCATCGGGCAGTCCGAGATCGACGATCACCACCCCCGGGCGATAGGTCGTCAGATGCCGATGCGCCGAGCGCAGACAATCCGCCCGCCGGATCCGCGCGCCGGAGCGCAAACAGAGCAAGCGCATCGCCTCCGAGGCGAAACGGCTGTCTTCAACCACAAGCACCGTGACACCCAGAAGCGGGCGCTGCGCGGTCGCCGGGCGGGCGGCCAGAAAGGCGGAGAGTTCGTCGGTCATGGGCGTCACCTTGGCAGAGGGATTCGCATCGTTTCCCGAGTTAAGACCCTATTTGCCTAACGAAGCGTTAAGCCCGGCGTTCGCGGCGCTTGCGTCGCACCCGCGCGCCGCCTAATCAGGGCACAGGAGTTTAGGAGGCCCCCATGATCGGACGTTTGAACCATGTCGCCATCGCCGTGCCCGACCTCGAGGCCGCATCGGCGCAATACCGCAACACGCTTGGCGCCAAGGTCGGCGCCCCGCAAGACGAGCCCGATCACGGCGTGACCGTCGTCTTCATCGAGCTGCCCAACACCAAGATCGAGCTGCTCTACCCGCTGGGGGAAAACTCGCCGATCAACGGCTTCCTCGAGAAAAACCCCTCGGGCGGCATCCACCACATGTGCTTCGAGGTCGAAGACATCCTCGCCGCGCGCGATAAACTCAAGGCCGAAGGCGCGCGCGTGCTCGGCACCGGCGAGCCGAAGATCGGCGCCCATGGCAAACCCGTGCTGTTCCTGCACCCCAAGGATTTCAACGGCTGCCTGATCGAACTCGAACAGGTCTGAATGACAAGGGGCGCCTCACCCGGCGCCCCTTCATCTTGCCAGAAATATCCCGGGGTCCGGGGCAGGGCCCCGGCGCTCACCGCCCGCGCAGCGCGTGAAAGAGATGCGTGAACGCCGCCGCCCCCACCACCGGCACCGTCAGGTTCAGAAGCGGCACCGACAGCGGCACCGCCATCGCCGCCCCCGCCAGCCAGATCGTCATCTTGTTGCGCTGATAAAGCGCGCGCACCTCGTCGCGATGCATCCGCCGCGCCGCCGCCATCTGGAAATATTCCCGCCCGAGCAGATAGCCGTTCAGCCCGAAAAACAACACCGGCGCCAGCGGGATCACGAAGGGGTAAACGATCAGCGCCGCGAGGTTCGCCCCCACCACCACGCCAAAAAACCGCAGCGAATCGCCAAAGGTCTCCGCCAGCGTCAGCTTGCGCACCGGCGCGAGCCCGGGGTAATGCGCCCCCTCGACCATCTCGGCGACATCCTCGAGGAAAAACCCGGTGAAGATCGAGGCCACCGGCACCATCAGGAACATCGAGGCCACGATCATCACCCCGATCGAGGCAAAGCTCAGCACCGCGTCGATGCCGCCGATCGGCCCGATCCAGGGCAGGCTGAGCGTATCGGGCACGAACGCCCCGATCAGCTGCACCATCCCGAGCCAGAGCGCCACCAGAAGCCCGAGCGCGAGCGCCACCCCCTTGGCCAGAACCTTCGCCGATCCGGGCCGGAAAAGATCCGCCCAGCCGAGGAACAAAGCGTTGAAAATCATGCGTCTCTCCAGCTGACGATGGCCTCGAGATCGGGGCGCGGGCGCTCCGGCGGGGCGGCGGTCTCGGTGCCGATATGCACAAGCCCCGCGACCCATTCGCCCGGCGCCAGCCCAAAGGCGGGGGCCGCGAAATCGCGCTCATGCGCGACCCAGCCGGTGAGCC from the Rhodobacter xanthinilyticus genome contains:
- the mce gene encoding methylmalonyl-CoA epimerase, with protein sequence MIGRLNHVAIAVPDLEAASAQYRNTLGAKVGAPQDEPDHGVTVVFIELPNTKIELLYPLGENSPINGFLEKNPSGGIHHMCFEVEDILAARDKLKAEGARVLGTGEPKIGAHGKPVLFLHPKDFNGCLIELEQV
- the aspS gene encoding aspartate--tRNA ligase, with translation MHAYRSHTCAELTAANAGQTVRLSGWVHRVRDHGGVLFIDLRDHYGITQVLCDGDSAAFAALEKVRAEWVIRIDGTVKLRDESLINPKIPTGEIEVYARAVEVLGAVEGDLPLPVFGEQDYPEETRLTYRFLDLRREGLHNKMMLRSNVVRSIRNRMWDAGFNEFQTPIITASSPEGARDFLVPSRLHPGKFYALPQAPQQFKQLIMVAGFDRYFQIAPCFRDEDPRADRSPTDFYQLDLEMSFIEQEDVFAAVQPVIQGLFEEFGAGKRVDPEWPRIAYRDSLLWYGSDKPDLRNPIKMQVVSEHFAGSGFAIFAKLLEQEGTEIRAIPAPTGGSRKFCDRMNAFAQSQGLPGMGYIFWRKGDDGAMEAAGPLAKNIGPERTEAIRLQLGLGEGDAAFFLGGKPETFEAVAGRARNEIGRELGLTEEGVFKFAWIVDFPMYEKTDEGKIDFSHNPFSMPQGGLEALSGNPLDVLGYQYDLACNGYELVSGAIRNHDLAIMYKAFELAGYPKEEVEKRFGGMVKAFKYGAPPHGGCAAGIDRIVMLLADEINIREVIMFPMNQRAEDLMMNAPSEPTNEQLRELRLRVLPKEA
- a CDS encoding GNAT family N-acetyltransferase, whose translation is MDKTFGEELPGWVPPRAPDFSELEGRYVRLERLEEGHAHALFRANAEDDAIFDYLPYGPFASEVAYIRWAREMAGQADPYFFALRDQATGQLGGVMAYLRVTPASGSIELGHICLAPRMQRTPAASEAMMLLIGWAFDAGYRRFEWKCDALNLPSRRAAERLGLSYEGIFRQATVVKGRNRDTAWFAAIDREWPALREAYAAWLAPENFDAEGQQIERLSDLTRLVRAASDPALGG
- a CDS encoding EI24 domain-containing protein — protein: MIFNALFLGWADLFRPGSAKVLAKGVALALGLLVALWLGMVQLIGAFVPDTLSLPWIGPIGGIDAVLSFASIGVMIVASMFLMVPVASIFTGFFLEDVAEMVEGAHYPGLAPVRKLTLAETFGDSLRFFGVVVGANLAALIVYPFVIPLAPVLFFGLNGYLLGREYFQMAAARRMHRDEVRALYQRNKMTIWLAGAAMAVPLSVPLLNLTVPVVGAAAFTHLFHALRGR
- a CDS encoding response regulator, whose translation is MTDELSAFLAARPATAQRPLLGVTVLVVEDSRFASEAMRLLCLRSGARIRRADCLRSAHRHLTTYRPGVVIVDLGLPDGSGADLIREIKAMSAPVPAVLGISGDPEVEAEAMAAGADGFLSKPVESLAVFQQAVLAVLPAEMHAFGPHALPDERIAPDPIALRDDLSHIAEVLSSGCERPDFGYVSQFLAGVARSAHDPALEDAAVALGAAEPSAAAISRLNGLVQERLAAGSGF